Proteins encoded within one genomic window of Pigmentiphaga sp. H8:
- a CDS encoding ATP-binding protein, producing MQPWDIASYRFRGQRRLDDQAAADALRRSEDRYRQLFESIDQGFCVLQMLFESGKPVDYRFLEINPAFEAHTGLRHALGKRMRELSPDHEEHWYQIYGDVALTGQPARFEHHAETLGRWFDVYAFRLGEPDEATVAVLFSDITERYLMEAQREQLLAAERAARHDAETATRMKDEFLATLSHELRTPLSVIIGWSQLLLKRAADNEQLSKGLSTILQSARTQATLISDMLDMSAIFLGKIKLDLEPLDGFEHVARVVQSSEPSMQSKGIRLEFQHSFEVCLVLADPARLQQILWNLLSNAIKFTPPNGRISIAARRTDTRFEIAVADSGVGIEPDFLPHLFDRFRQADGSTSRRYGGLGLGLSIVKQLVEMHGGEVWAESEGMNRGACFTVSLPVYRSPLVASETGDVQGEKGDLLHADSLAGQLILAVEDQPDMLEYLTHLLREYGAEVTGVTSAYAALEELAGRGAGFYSALVADIGMPGMDGYQLIETVRKGMGLDGTALRAVAVTALAREDDRRRALESGFQAHVTKPYRAATLIAAIRGLNEDAG from the coding sequence ATGCAGCCGTGGGATATCGCATCCTACAGGTTCAGGGGCCAGCGACGCCTGGATGATCAGGCCGCCGCCGACGCCTTGCGACGCAGCGAGGACCGCTACCGGCAGTTGTTCGAATCCATCGACCAGGGGTTCTGCGTCCTGCAGATGCTCTTCGAAAGCGGCAAGCCGGTCGATTATCGCTTCCTCGAGATCAATCCCGCCTTCGAGGCCCATACCGGCTTGCGCCACGCGCTGGGCAAGCGCATGCGCGAGCTGTCTCCCGACCACGAGGAACACTGGTACCAGATCTACGGCGACGTCGCGCTGACCGGACAGCCGGCCCGCTTCGAGCACCATGCCGAAACGCTGGGGCGCTGGTTCGACGTCTACGCCTTCCGCCTGGGCGAGCCCGACGAGGCCACCGTTGCCGTGCTGTTCAGCGACATCACCGAACGCTACCTGATGGAGGCGCAGCGCGAGCAACTGCTGGCTGCCGAGCGCGCCGCCCGGCACGACGCCGAGACCGCCACCCGCATGAAGGACGAGTTCCTGGCCACGCTGTCGCACGAGCTGCGCACGCCGTTGTCCGTCATCATCGGCTGGAGCCAGTTGCTGCTCAAGCGTGCGGCGGACAACGAGCAACTGAGCAAGGGGCTCTCGACCATATTGCAGAGCGCCCGCACCCAGGCCACGCTGATCTCCGACATGCTGGACATGAGCGCGATCTTCCTGGGCAAGATCAAGCTCGACCTGGAACCGCTGGACGGTTTCGAGCACGTCGCACGCGTCGTGCAATCGAGCGAGCCGTCCATGCAGAGCAAGGGAATACGGCTGGAGTTCCAGCACAGCTTCGAGGTCTGCCTGGTGCTGGCCGACCCCGCGCGATTGCAACAAATCTTGTGGAACCTGCTGTCCAACGCGATCAAGTTCACGCCGCCCAACGGCCGTATCAGCATCGCCGCGCGCCGCACCGACACGCGTTTCGAAATCGCGGTGGCAGACAGCGGCGTGGGCATCGAGCCCGATTTCCTTCCTCATCTGTTCGACCGCTTCCGCCAGGCGGACGGCTCGACGTCGCGGCGCTACGGCGGCCTGGGGCTGGGCCTGTCCATCGTCAAGCAACTGGTCGAGATGCATGGCGGCGAGGTCTGGGCCGAGAGCGAAGGGATGAACCGAGGCGCCTGTTTCACGGTCAGCCTGCCGGTGTACCGGTCGCCGCTTGTCGCTTCCGAGACCGGCGACGTCCAGGGCGAGAAGGGGGACCTGCTGCATGCCGACAGCCTGGCGGGCCAGCTCATCCTGGCGGTGGAAGACCAGCCCGACATGCTCGAGTACCTGACCCACCTGCTGCGCGAATACGGCGCCGAAGTCACGGGTGTGACCTCGGCCTACGCGGCGTTGGAGGAACTGGCCGGGCGCGGCGCCGGCTTCTATTCCGCGCTGGTGGCCGACATCGGCATGCCGGGCATGGACGGCTACCAGTTGATCGAGACGGTGCGCAAGGGCATGGGCCTGGATGGCACGGCCCTGCGCGCGGTGGCGGTCACCGCCCTGGCGCGCGAGGACGATCGCCGGCGCGCGCTGGAGAGCGGTTTCCAGGCCCACGTGACCAAGCCCTACCGGGCCGCGACGCTGATCGCGGCGATACGCGGCCTGAATGAGGACGCGGGCTAG
- a CDS encoding 2Fe-2S iron-sulfur cluster-binding protein produces the protein MNASADTYPVTLDPQQWTFAAGKDENLFQAARRAGIRLPTICRNGTCRTCFSRMESGSVRYVVEWPGLSAQEKQEGFILPCVAVATAPIVMVNPHAEKTADAAG, from the coding sequence GTGAACGCTTCCGCCGATACCTACCCCGTCACTCTCGATCCCCAGCAATGGACCTTCGCCGCCGGCAAGGACGAGAACCTGTTCCAGGCCGCGCGGCGCGCCGGCATACGGCTGCCCACCATCTGCCGCAACGGCACCTGCCGGACCTGCTTCTCGCGCATGGAAAGCGGCAGCGTCCGCTACGTGGTCGAGTGGCCGGGCCTGAGCGCGCAGGAAAAACAGGAGGGCTTCATCCTGCCCTGCGTGGCCGTGGCCACCGCGCCCATCGTCATGGTCAATCCGCACGCCGAGAAGACCGCCGACGCGGCGGGCTGA
- a CDS encoding cystathionine gamma-synthase family protein, which produces MSEGFTTRILHSDRRGSVEHGALHKPMHTASAFGYGDAQTLVDVFQGRNPGYSYGRQGNPTTAALEAKLTEMEDGIGTVSFSTGMAAIAAVLTTLLREGDHVVSSGFLFGNTNSLFATMKGLGVEVDFVDATDAANVERALRPDTRLVFVETIANPRTQVAALAEIGALCKARGVLYVVDNTMTSPYLFRPKTVQADLSINSLTKYICGHGNALGGAITDTGLFDWTAYPNISPSYRSTKPAMQGLQQIKKKGLRDMGATLGSEAAHRIAAGAETLSLRMERACATAAALAAQLAAHPKVKRVYHPSLPDHPQHERARALFKRGGALLAFELQDGLDPVHFQNQLRVVISATHLGDNRTLAIPVAQTIYWEMGPERRREMDIADSLIRVSVGIEDPEDLLGDFAQACDAV; this is translated from the coding sequence ATGTCCGAAGGCTTCACCACCCGCATCCTGCACAGCGACCGCCGCGGCTCGGTCGAGCATGGAGCGCTGCACAAACCCATGCACACCGCCTCCGCCTTCGGCTACGGCGACGCGCAAACCCTGGTCGACGTGTTCCAGGGCCGCAATCCGGGATACTCGTACGGCCGCCAGGGCAACCCCACCACCGCGGCGCTCGAAGCCAAGCTCACCGAGATGGAGGACGGCATCGGCACCGTCTCGTTCTCGACCGGCATGGCGGCCATCGCCGCGGTGCTGACCACCCTGCTGCGCGAAGGCGACCACGTGGTCTCCAGCGGCTTCCTGTTCGGCAATACCAACAGTCTGTTCGCCACGATGAAGGGCCTGGGCGTGGAGGTGGATTTCGTCGACGCCACCGACGCGGCCAACGTCGAGCGCGCGCTGCGCCCCGACACCCGCCTGGTGTTCGTCGAAACCATCGCCAATCCCCGCACGCAGGTCGCCGCGCTGGCCGAGATCGGCGCGCTGTGCAAGGCCCGCGGCGTGCTGTACGTGGTCGACAACACCATGACCTCGCCCTACCTGTTCCGTCCCAAGACGGTGCAGGCCGACCTGAGCATCAACTCGCTCACCAAGTACATCTGCGGCCACGGCAACGCGCTGGGCGGCGCGATCACCGACACCGGCCTGTTCGACTGGACCGCCTATCCCAACATCAGCCCGTCGTACCGCAGCACCAAGCCGGCCATGCAGGGCCTGCAGCAGATCAAGAAGAAGGGCCTGCGCGACATGGGCGCGACCCTGGGTTCCGAGGCTGCGCACCGCATCGCCGCTGGCGCCGAAACACTAAGCCTGCGCATGGAGCGCGCCTGCGCGACCGCCGCCGCGCTGGCCGCGCAACTGGCCGCCCATCCCAAGGTCAAGCGCGTCTATCACCCCAGCCTGCCCGACCATCCGCAGCACGAGCGCGCCCGCGCCCTGTTCAAGCGGGGCGGCGCCCTGCTCGCGTTCGAATTGCAGGACGGGCTCGATCCGGTGCATTTCCAGAACCAGCTGCGCGTGGTCATTTCCGCCACCCACCTGGGCGACAACCGCACGCTGGCCATCCCGGTGGCGCAGACCATCTATTGGGAAATGGGCCCCGAGCGGCGGCGCGAGATGGACATCGCCGATTCGCTGATACGCGTCTCGGTCGGCATCGAGGACCCCGAGGACCTGCTGGGCGACTTCGCCCAGGCCTGCGACGCCGTCTAG
- a CDS encoding aspartate/glutamate racemase family protein, with protein sequence MKAVSLYAPYGWKAKIGLIVPSTNTINEPEFWRMAPEGVGVFTARAMLLGSMTRESYVAMAEATRSAADQLATAEVDIVAYGCTSGSFMCPMSEIVADIGKRAGAPALAASGAVVAALRALGVRNVAVATPYVQLVNRREREFLEEYGFGVTSLHGLELGETQEERRAIGRVPPEALYRLARQADRPEADAVFISCTNLASLGVVAALERDLGKPVITSNQACFWACLRRLGLNDTIGGHGRLLETCLAPIDDAAFEV encoded by the coding sequence ATGAAGGCCGTTTCCCTGTACGCACCCTATGGCTGGAAGGCGAAGATCGGCCTGATCGTTCCCTCCACCAACACCATCAACGAGCCCGAGTTCTGGCGCATGGCTCCCGAGGGCGTGGGCGTGTTCACAGCCCGCGCCATGCTGCTGGGCAGCATGACCCGGGAATCCTACGTCGCGATGGCCGAGGCGACCCGCTCGGCCGCCGACCAGCTGGCCACCGCCGAGGTCGACATCGTCGCCTACGGCTGCACCTCGGGCTCGTTCATGTGCCCCATGTCCGAGATCGTGGCGGACATCGGCAAGCGGGCGGGCGCGCCGGCGCTGGCCGCCTCGGGGGCCGTGGTCGCGGCGCTGCGAGCGCTGGGCGTGCGCAACGTGGCCGTGGCCACGCCCTATGTGCAGCTCGTCAACCGGCGCGAGCGGGAATTCCTGGAGGAATACGGGTTCGGCGTGACGTCGCTGCACGGCCTGGAGCTTGGCGAAACCCAGGAGGAACGCCGCGCCATCGGCCGGGTTCCGCCCGAGGCCCTGTACCGGCTGGCGCGCCAGGCCGACCGCCCGGAGGCCGACGCAGTGTTCATTTCCTGCACCAACCTGGCGTCGCTGGGCGTGGTCGCGGCGCTGGAGCGGGATCTGGGCAAGCCGGTCATCACCAGCAACCAGGCGTGCTTCTGGGCATGTCTGCGCCGCCTGGGCCTGAACGACACGATCGGGGGCCATGGCAGGCTGCTCGAGACGTGCCTCGCGCCTATCGACGACGCCGCCTTCGAAGTATGA
- a CDS encoding LysR family transcriptional regulator, translated as MARPLNFRQLEAFRAVMLTGSMTGAGHAMSISQPAVSRLIHDLEHELKLVLFQRQGVQIIATEAAVRLYSEVERHFTGADRIREAARAIRLSTAGYLHVGTMPNLASHCLPEAIGLLLRDHPDIIVSVHPDSSINLVSMLLHAQLDIVFGTMPPDPDGLEHDPFPSTQAVCVMPAAHPLARKKRISVNDLDGQDFVALGQASRQRMQLNNAMLTAGVRPNIRVETMHSSSAIGYVSRGIGIAVIDPIAIIGHRTPKVAIRPFTPAISLDFSAVYRRNVPRPDAAAALTRALRRVVDDKLGELGARTPRTGKD; from the coding sequence TTGGCACGTCCGCTGAACTTCCGCCAACTCGAAGCATTCCGCGCCGTCATGCTGACCGGCAGCATGACGGGCGCCGGCCATGCGATGTCCATTTCCCAGCCGGCGGTCTCGCGGCTGATCCACGATCTGGAGCACGAGTTGAAGCTGGTGCTGTTCCAGCGCCAGGGCGTGCAGATCATCGCGACCGAAGCGGCGGTCCGGCTGTACAGCGAAGTGGAGCGGCACTTCACCGGCGCCGACCGGATCCGCGAGGCGGCGCGCGCGATCCGGCTGTCGACGGCGGGCTACCTGCACGTGGGAACCATGCCCAATCTCGCCTCGCACTGCCTGCCGGAAGCCATCGGACTACTGCTGCGGGACCATCCCGACATCATCGTCTCCGTCCATCCCGACAGCTCGATCAACCTCGTCTCCATGCTGCTCCACGCGCAGCTGGACATCGTGTTCGGCACGATGCCGCCGGATCCGGACGGCCTGGAGCACGACCCCTTTCCCTCGACCCAGGCAGTCTGCGTCATGCCCGCCGCCCATCCGCTCGCGCGCAAGAAGCGGATCTCGGTCAACGACCTGGACGGCCAGGACTTCGTCGCGCTGGGCCAGGCCAGCCGCCAGCGCATGCAGCTCAACAACGCGATGCTGACGGCCGGCGTGCGGCCCAACATCCGCGTCGAGACCATGCACTCGTCCTCGGCCATCGGCTACGTCAGCCGCGGGATAGGAATCGCGGTCATCGACCCCATCGCCATCATCGGCCATCGCACCCCCAAGGTCGCCATCCGACCCTTCACGCCGGCCATATCGCTGGATTTCTCGGCCGTCTACCGGCGCAACGTGCCCAGGCCGGATGCCGCGGCCGCGCTGACCCGGGCGCTCAGGCGCGTGGTGGACGACAAACTGGGGGAACTGGGCGCCCGGACCCCGCGGACGGGCAAGGATTAA